Proteins co-encoded in one Theileria equi strain WA chromosome 3, complete sequence genomic window:
- a CDS encoding hypothetical protein (encoded by transcript BEWA_003970A): MIRKNKWLHKLLFTPSIVYFSSSPFSLRSLKLTLACAKILVVVFTDGETEEKSSRESPNPSSLAIQHDEELKDGSVSKA; this comes from the coding sequence atgataaggaagaataaatggcTACATAAACTGTTATTCACCCCATCCATTGTCtacttttcttcctctccATTCTCACTACGCTCTCTAAAGTTAACTCTTGCCTGTGCCAAGATTCTAGTTGTTGTTTTTACAGACGGAGAAACCGAGGAAAAATCCTCTCGGGAATCTCCTAATCCTTCTTCCCTTGCTATTCAGCATGATGAAGAactaaaggatggaagtGTTAGTAAAGCTTAA
- a CDS encoding hypothetical protein (encoded by transcript BEWA_003980A), translated as MGTMASSQTEGSSLQKVAAFMAAFALSQLPRLAVSAGKFAAVRFRIGSSYIPLFLNQVIISYRIAALLGTMVMNGLILGSPTFKDSLNIVSSVCTCSMSLCYAVTLVTFYTGGDQGYITAYYWGIVLTSFMCGCTVVSVTTLASSEIAAYLAAIPAACITSSSYHLSFVKLGNKYRLQNINYWVVVWQIITAICLAVIAAGIWIPAYGSSQTNKSSTSNDDFWTGIRLSWSPLFLAAFGYGLQYAFYPAIAPYKLAGIQKGFYISLTLLYTGAIPPAILLYLKEAKKGPGRKWDGVNILWHWSWLFFVLEVTCAYIFTIILHYPDGFIARTLRHSTILLTLVIVLYDMCVHTTRGIGSNGASRQTKNNGKKNSKMATLNTLLYSIMQLIFAFMGNGYLKTYRQAEKDPDNWPTKHFTTRKAFWYWCGCSTKCACKNLVTAFTTDVRGSIVEKREFLFIVYSDETDNSSKLPKTKNPKVMKIVHDI; from the coding sequence ATGGGCACAATGGCTAGCTCACAGACTGAAGGCAGTAGCCTCCAAAAGGTGGCAGCCTTTATGGCTGCCTTTGCCTTGTCTCAATTGCCTCGTTTGGCAGTTTCTGCCGGCAAGTTTGCTGCTGTAAGGTTCAGGATCGGTTCTAGCTACATTCCTCTCTTTCTTAATCAGGTTATTATCTCCTACAGAATTGCCGCTTTACTTGGGACAATGGTGATGAACGGATTAATTCTGGGTTCACCTACATTTAAGGATTCTCTAAATATTGTATCGTCAGTCTGCACTTGTTCAATGTCCCTTTGTTATGCTGTAACGTTGGTGACATTCTACACTGGAGGAGACCAGGGTTACATTACAGCTTACTACTGGGGTATTGTATTGACGTCATTCATGTGCGGTTGTACTGTTGTCTCTGTAACAACTTTGGCATCGAGCGAGATTGCAGCATATCTAGCTGCTATACCGGCGGCGTGCAtcacttcttcctcataCCATCTCTCATTTGTCAAGCTTGGGAATAAATATAGACTTCAGAATATAAACTACTGGGTAGTAGTATGGCAAATTATCACTGCTATTTGTTTAGCGGTAATTGCAGCAGGAATTTGGATACCTGCGTACGGCAGTAGCCAGACTAATAAAAGTAGTACTagtaatgatgattttTGGACTGGTATAAGACTATCTTGGTCACCACTATTTCTAGCTGCATTTGGTTACGGACTACAGTATGCCTTCTACCCGGCCATTGCACCTTATAAACTTGCTGGTATTCAAAAGGGTTTTTACATTTCCTTGACATTGCTTTATACTGGAGCAATACCACCTGCCATTTTACTCTATCTAAAGGAGGCAAAGAAGGGTCCTGGCAGGAAATGGGATGGTGTAAATATCCTCTGGCATTGGTCTTGGCTCTTTTTTGTTCTAGAAGTTACATGTGCATACATTTTCACGATTATATTGCACTATCCAGATGGATTTATAGCCAGAACACTTCGGCATAGCACGATACTTCTCACACTTGTTATTGTCTTGTATGATATGTGTGTACATACTACTAGGGGTATTGGATCTAACGGGGCCTCAAGACAAACCAAGAATAATGGCAagaaaaactcaaaaatgGCTACACTAAACACATTACTTTATTCTATAATGCAGTTGATATTCGCCTTTATGGGTAATGGTTACCTCAAGACATACAGGCAGGCAGAGAAGGATCCAGACAACTGGCCTACCAAACACTTTACCACAAGAAAGGCGTTCTGGTACTGGTGTGGATGCTCCACCAAGtgtgcatgcaaaaatCTTGTTACGGCCTTCACTACAGACGTCAGAGGATCTATCGTTGAAAAGAGAGAGTTTCTCTTTATTGTGTATTCTGATGAAACGGATAATAGTAGCAAGCTTCCAAAGACGAAAAATCCTAAAGTAATGAAGATAGTTCACGATATATAA